In Aeromicrobium marinum DSM 15272, one genomic interval encodes:
- a CDS encoding tape measure protein, with translation MTERDVSVRLRAEIGQYERDMERAGKAAENLGKAGQRAAEMLEKAQKRQAEAAASLRLAELRLEEIRAKGTASTSQLVSAEQRVSKARQDSAAAALGVAQAEGRVEDAADRSSTAMGRLTASVEDNQVAWQRAGVGLVAAGTAITGLGIAALKTGIAYNTLQQTSRAALTSLLGSSSAAADQMDRLDDFARTSPFAKSTFITAQQQMLAFGIEARKVVPYLDAIQNAVAAAGGSNDDIAGIVATMSKIQSSSKVTAEDLNEFGNRGVNAAELIGSQMGKTGAQIRDDISSGALDATAALDALAAGMSERFDGAADNVKNTFAGAMDRVKAAWRDLSSALAEPFVGTEGGGIFTGLLNESADLMRAFQDLPGPVQGTVAVLTGLAGVGSLAAGGFILMLPRIIETREALKELGPSGQRAVGILGRVGKAAGVAGAAFAAWQIADSIIPDSAIAGLEDFESALLDIADGSSIAGQSLEELFKSEAFGNPLAGTGDEIRGLDDAIQSLDRSAGDWIAKASNLFLYDDKADLARQSFERVDEALAGMVGSGNLGQAAAGFDLIAERMREQGFSAERIEEVLPGYTAALKDVDNQSRTTSESARAVTQSLEEQVDAWIAAADAALAASNAEIAAVEAQLAANEAISDGAQVVREQSGAVDLNAESSRNAVSALNDLAGANLANVQAMDDAGASSAELDSALATQRESFINTAIQMGYTADEAAALADQLGQIPRSVETTANLTKANNWNFVLGSIKADIANASRTGLMGLAVSAATGIRESNGGVLDFAKDEFYANGGMRENHVAQIAPAGANRHWAEPETGGEAYIPLSPAKWARSREIWVETGKRLGMGDNSNAWDQSFQSAAAAYAPRPTATAATGTPMPPAPTVAGGNTVQVDVTTMPGQDPHELGNKVGQSVLWAMSS, from the coding sequence GTGACCGAACGCGACGTCTCCGTCAGGCTCCGCGCCGAGATCGGCCAGTACGAGCGCGACATGGAGCGCGCCGGGAAGGCCGCGGAGAACCTCGGCAAGGCCGGCCAGCGCGCCGCAGAGATGCTCGAGAAGGCGCAGAAGCGTCAGGCCGAAGCCGCCGCCTCGCTGCGCCTGGCCGAGCTGCGCCTCGAGGAGATCCGCGCCAAGGGCACTGCGTCGACGTCACAACTGGTCTCAGCGGAGCAGAGGGTCTCCAAGGCCCGTCAGGACTCCGCGGCTGCTGCTCTCGGCGTCGCCCAGGCCGAGGGCCGGGTCGAGGACGCCGCGGATCGTTCCTCGACCGCTATGGGCCGGCTGACGGCGTCGGTCGAGGACAACCAGGTCGCGTGGCAGCGCGCCGGTGTCGGCCTGGTCGCGGCCGGCACTGCGATCACCGGACTCGGCATTGCGGCGCTCAAGACCGGCATCGCGTACAACACGCTGCAGCAGACCTCCCGGGCCGCGCTGACCTCTCTCCTGGGGTCGTCGTCGGCCGCCGCCGATCAGATGGACCGGCTCGACGATTTCGCCCGCACGTCGCCGTTCGCGAAGTCGACGTTCATCACCGCGCAGCAGCAGATGCTGGCTTTCGGCATCGAAGCGCGCAAGGTCGTCCCCTACCTCGATGCGATCCAGAACGCCGTGGCCGCGGCCGGCGGCTCGAACGACGACATCGCCGGGATCGTCGCGACGATGTCGAAGATCCAGTCCTCGTCCAAGGTGACAGCTGAAGACCTGAACGAGTTCGGCAACCGCGGCGTCAACGCGGCCGAGCTCATCGGTTCCCAGATGGGCAAGACCGGCGCGCAGATCCGCGACGACATCTCCTCTGGCGCCCTCGACGCGACAGCTGCGCTCGACGCCCTGGCCGCCGGCATGTCCGAGCGGTTCGACGGAGCTGCGGACAACGTGAAGAACACCTTCGCCGGCGCCATGGACCGGGTCAAGGCAGCGTGGCGCGACCTGTCGTCCGCGCTCGCTGAGCCGTTCGTCGGCACCGAGGGCGGAGGCATCTTCACCGGCCTGCTCAACGAGTCTGCCGACCTGATGCGCGCCTTCCAGGACCTGCCGGGCCCCGTACAGGGGACCGTAGCTGTGCTCACCGGGCTCGCCGGTGTCGGCTCGCTTGCAGCGGGTGGTTTCATCCTGATGCTGCCGCGGATCATCGAGACCCGCGAGGCGCTGAAGGAGCTGGGACCCTCGGGTCAGCGTGCGGTCGGCATCCTCGGCCGAGTCGGCAAGGCTGCCGGTGTCGCCGGGGCGGCGTTCGCAGCCTGGCAGATTGCCGATTCGATCATCCCCGACTCGGCGATCGCAGGACTCGAAGACTTCGAGTCCGCTCTGCTGGACATCGCTGATGGCTCCAGCATCGCCGGCCAGTCGCTCGAGGAGCTGTTCAAGAGCGAGGCGTTCGGCAACCCGCTCGCTGGCACCGGTGACGAGATCCGTGGTCTCGACGATGCGATCCAGAGCCTTGACCGCAGCGCCGGTGACTGGATCGCCAAGGCGTCGAACCTGTTCCTGTACGACGACAAGGCCGACCTCGCGAGGCAGTCGTTCGAGCGGGTCGATGAGGCGCTGGCCGGGATGGTCGGGTCGGGCAACCTCGGTCAGGCCGCTGCTGGCTTCGACCTCATCGCTGAGCGGATGCGGGAGCAGGGCTTCTCCGCGGAGCGGATCGAGGAAGTCCTCCCTGGCTACACCGCGGCGCTCAAGGACGTGGACAACCAGTCTCGGACCACTAGTGAGAGCGCACGGGCTGTCACCCAGTCACTGGAGGAGCAGGTCGACGCGTGGATCGCCGCCGCAGATGCTGCGCTGGCCGCCAGCAACGCCGAGATCGCTGCAGTCGAGGCTCAGCTCGCGGCCAACGAGGCCATCTCTGATGGCGCGCAGGTCGTCCGCGAACAGTCAGGTGCTGTCGATCTCAACGCAGAGTCGTCGCGCAACGCAGTCAGTGCGCTCAACGACCTGGCTGGGGCAAACCTGGCGAATGTGCAGGCGATGGACGACGCGGGGGCGTCATCGGCCGAGCTCGATTCGGCCCTTGCAACACAGCGCGAATCGTTCATCAACACCGCGATTCAGATGGGCTACACCGCTGATGAGGCGGCCGCCTTGGCTGACCAGCTGGGGCAGATCCCGCGCTCCGTTGAGACGACGGCCAACCTCACGAAGGCGAACAACTGGAACTTCGTCCTGGGTTCGATCAAGGCGGACATCGCGAACGCTAGCCGCACCGGGCTCATGGGTCTCGCGGTGTCCGCTGCGACAGGTATCCGGGAGTCGAACGGTGGAGTGCTCGACTTCGCGAAGGACGAGTTCTACGCCAACGGCGGCATGCGCGAGAACCACGTCGCGCAGATCGCCCCCGCTGGCGCCAACCGCCACTGGGCTGAGCCGGAGACCGGCGGCGAGGCGTACATCCCCCTGTCGCCGGCGAAGTGGGCCCGATCGCGCGAGATCTGGGTCGAGACCGGCAAGCGCCTCGGCATGGGCGACAACAGCAACGCCTGGGACCAGTCCTTCCAGTCGGCCGCCGCGGCCTACGCCCCACGCCCCACCGCCACAGCAGCCACCGGCACCCCGATGCCCCCGGCTCCGACTGTCGCAGGAGGGAACACCGTGCAGGTTGACGTCACCACGATGCCCGGCCAGGACCCCCACGAGCTCGGGAACAAGGTCGGCCAGAGCGTCCTGTGGGCGATGTCGTCATGA